Proteins from one Escherichia coli genomic window:
- the yajR gene encoding MFS transporter, with amino-acid sequence MNDYKMTPGERRATWGLGTVFSLRMLGMFMVLPVLTTYGMALQGASEALIGIAIGIYGLTQAVFQIPFGLLSDRIGRKPLIVGGLAVFAAGSVIAALSDSIWGIILGRALQGSGAIAAAVMALLSDLTREQNRTKAMAFIGVSFGITFAIAMVLGPIITHKLGLHALFWMIAILATTGIALTIWVVPNSSTHVLNRESGMVKGSFSKVLAEPRLLKLNFGIMCLHMLLMSTFVALPGQLADAGFPAAEHWKVYLATMLIAFGSVVPFIIYAEVKRKMKQVFVFCVGLIVVAEIVLWNAQTQFWQLVVGVQLFFVAFNLMEALLPSLISKESPAGYKGTAMGVYSTSQFLGVAIGGSLGGWIDGMFDGQGVFLAGAMLAAVWLAVASTMKEPPYVSSLRIEIPSDIAANEALKVRLLETAGVKEVLIAEEEHSAYVKIDSKVTNRFEVEQAIRQA; translated from the coding sequence ATGAACGATTATAAAATGACGCCAGGTGAGCGGCGCGCGACCTGGGGTTTAGGGACCGTATTTTCATTGCGCATGCTGGGCATGTTTATGGTACTGCCGGTTCTAACTACGTACGGTATGGCACTGCAAGGTGCCAGTGAAGCATTAATCGGTATTGCCATTGGTATTTATGGCCTGACTCAGGCCGTTTTTCAGATTCCGTTTGGCCTGCTCTCAGACCGTATTGGTCGCAAACCATTAATTGTCGGCGGGCTGGCGGTGTTTGCTGCCGGTAGTGTTATCGCTGCGCTTTCCGACTCAATCTGGGGAATTATTCTGGGCCGGGCGTTACAAGGTTCTGGAGCGATTGCCGCTGCCGTTATGGCGCTACTTTCTGATCTCACGCGCGAACAGAACCGTACCAAAGCGATGGCGTTTATCGGCGTGAGTTTTGGTATTACCTTCGCCATTGCGATGGTGCTTGGCCCAATCATCACTCACAAACTTGGGCTGCATGCGCTGTTCTGGATGATCGCTATTCTGGCAACAACCGGTATTGCGTTGACCATTTGGGTTGTGCCCAACAGCAGCACGCACGTACTTAATCGTGAATCCGGGATGGTGAAAGGCAGTTTCAGCAAAGTGCTGGCAGAACCGCGACTGCTGAAACTCAACTTCGGCATTATGTGTCTGCACATGCTGCTGATGTCGACGTTTGTTGCCCTGCCCGGACAGTTGGCTGATGCGGGGTTCCCGGCGGCTGAGCACTGGAAGGTCTATCTGGCGACGATGTTAATCGCCTTTGGCTCGGTTGTGCCTTTCATTATCTACGCGGAAGTTAAGCGCAAAATGAAGCAAGTCTTTGTCTTCTGCGTCGGGCTGATCGTGGTTGCGGAAATTGTGTTGTGGAACGCACAAACGCAGTTCTGGCAACTGGTGGTCGGCGTGCAGCTTTTCTTTGTGGCGTTTAATTTGATGGAAGCCCTCCTCCCCTCGCTTATCAGTAAAGAGTCGCCAGCCGGTTACAAAGGCACGGCGATGGGCGTTTACTCCACCAGCCAGTTTCTTGGCGTGGCCATTGGCGGTTCGCTGGGTGGCTGGATTGACGGCATGTTTGACGGTCAGGGCGTATTTCTCGCTGGCGCAATGCTGGCCGCAGTGTGGCTGGCAGTCGCCAGTACCATGAAAGAACCACCGTATGTCAGCAGTTTGCGCATTGAAATCCCATCGGACATTGCCGCAAACGAGGCGTTAAAAGTGCGTTTGCTGGAAACTGCGGGTGTCAAAGAAGTGTTGATTGCAGAAGAAGAACATTCGGCTTACGTGAAAATCGACAGCAAAGTGACGAATCGCTTTGAAGTTGAACAGGCAATTCGTCAGGCATAA
- the yajQ gene encoding nucleotide binding protein YajQ yields MPSFDIVSEVDLQEARNAVDNASREVESRFDFRNVEASFELNDASKTIKVLSESDFQVNQLLDILRAKLLKRGIEGSSLDVPENIVHSGKTWFVEAKLKQGIESATQKKIVKMIKDSKLKVQAQIQGDEIRVTGKSRDDLQAVMAMVRGGDLGQPFQFKNFRD; encoded by the coding sequence ATGCCATCTTTCGATATTGTCTCTGAAGTTGATCTTCAGGAAGCACGTAACGCGGTCGATAACGCGAGTCGCGAAGTGGAGTCCCGTTTTGACTTCCGTAACGTTGAAGCCTCATTTGAGCTGAACGACGCCAGCAAAACCATCAAAGTGTTGAGCGAGTCCGACTTCCAGGTCAATCAGTTGCTGGATATTCTGCGTGCCAAGCTGCTGAAGCGCGGCATTGAAGGCAGTTCGCTGGATGTACCGGAAAATATCGTTCATAGCGGTAAAACCTGGTTTGTGGAAGCGAAACTGAAACAGGGCATTGAAAGCGCGACCCAGAAGAAAATCGTCAAGATGATCAAAGACAGCAAACTGAAAGTGCAGGCGCAAATTCAGGGCGATGAGATCCGTGTGACGGGCAAATCTCGTGATGATTTGCAGGCTGTCATGGCGATGGTACGTGGTGGCGATCTGGGTCAGCCGTTCCAGTTCAAAAACTTCCGCGATTAA
- a CDS encoding pentapeptide repeat-containing protein: MMKTISSQPIRFSDVPVEDLIKSTKRDYNKNFIEKLWDIICDFFLYTDKQKAFKSINKYMNTLSIGNERIEPDPNFNIDANSDLDSYLNLDFNLLSPKQRQTTLCCFWKKIASTFPEPYNTTFKHEIIFSDNQNSLVVTGTISVMNEVVNMYSIKLDKDNNGVVDFSGLYLGHSNISNMNMENCIFSNVNFEHTYFDDVNFTKANCTKANFNSCRFMKCDLTNMNCTGAILDNAVIYGKEPEMQYPEGDQIIQRITYQKTHGNETKGMILTNCSCVKTTFNWADLSESDCQKVDFSEANLSNTILPDIVRMKGTKLYRTDLFNPILKKEAESTEEKDISPLAKIILDYIESDKNPESLNFEEKSTVIKIKQDVDNFIFYNKHLKEIFNRAMNLQGKISRKKYNEFFKYIQAQAKQDFKDQYKLTKNDYLKKIPLTAQLIAKYKMDDQLDQLLVTREIQDEIKSKIQDKIDELSKNLFNTMTETIENNFDDIFRQQSENMSNYYEFVD; the protein is encoded by the coding sequence ATGATGAAAACCATTTCCAGCCAACCTATCCGGTTTTCTGATGTACCGGTTGAAGATTTAATAAAATCAACGAAAAGAGATTACAATAAAAATTTTATTGAAAAACTATGGGACATAATTTGTGATTTTTTTCTATACACTGATAAACAAAAGGCATTTAAATCAATTAATAAATACATGAATACATTAAGTATTGGAAATGAACGTATAGAACCGGATCCCAACTTTAATATAGATGCAAACTCAGATTTAGACTCATATTTAAATCTGGATTTTAATCTCCTCTCGCCCAAACAGAGGCAGACCACGCTTTGTTGTTTCTGGAAGAAAATAGCCTCTACATTTCCAGAGCCATACAACACTACGTTCAAGCATGAGATTATATTTTCTGATAACCAAAATAGTTTGGTAGTCACTGGAACTATCTCTGTTATGAACGAGGTAGTAAATATGTATTCTATCAAATTAGATAAGGATAATAATGGAGTTGTCGATTTCAGCGGCCTATATTTAGGACACAGTAATATTTCCAATATGAATATGGAAAACTGTATCTTCTCCAATGTCAACTTCGAACATACTTATTTTGATGACGTCAATTTTACAAAGGCGAATTGTACAAAAGCTAATTTTAACAGTTGTAGATTTATGAAATGCGATCTAACAAATATGAATTGCACTGGCGCAATTCTTGATAATGCGGTGATATATGGTAAAGAACCTGAGATGCAATATCCAGAAGGAGATCAAATAATACAAAGGATAACTTATCAAAAAACACATGGGAATGAAACGAAAGGGATGATTCTAACTAACTGCTCCTGTGTTAAAACCACTTTCAATTGGGCAGATTTATCAGAAAGTGATTGCCAAAAGGTGGACTTTAGCGAGGCTAATCTTTCAAACACTATTCTTCCTGACATCGTCAGGATGAAAGGCACGAAACTTTACCGTACCGACCTTTTTAACCCAATATTAAAAAAAGAAGCAGAATCAACAGAAGAAAAAGACATTAGCCCATTAGCAAAAATTATTCTTGACTATATTGAATCAGATAAAAACCCTGAATCATTAAACTTTGAAGAAAAATCAACAGTTATTAAAATAAAACAAGATGTCGATAATTTTATTTTCTACAATAAGCATTTAAAGGAAATATTCAATCGCGCAATGAATCTTCAAGGAAAAATAAGCAGGAAAAAGTATAATGAATTTTTTAAATATATACAAGCACAAGCCAAACAAGATTTCAAAGACCAGTATAAACTAACAAAAAATGATTATTTAAAGAAAATACCTTTAACTGCACAATTAATTGCAAAATACAAAATGGATGATCAATTGGACCAACTTTTGGTTACCCGTGAAATTCAAGATGAAATAAAATCAAAGATTCAAGACAAAATAGATGAACTTTCTAAAAATTTATTCAACACTATGACCGAAACCATTGAGAATAATTTTGATGATATTTTTCGTCAACAGTCAGAGAATATGAGCAATTATTATGAGTTCGTCGACTGA
- the ispA gene encoding (2E,6E)-farnesyl diphosphate synthase has protein sequence MDFPQQLEACVKQANQALSRFIAPLPFQNTPVVETMQYGALLGGKRLRPFLVYATGHMFGVSTNTLDAPAAAVECIHAYSLIHDDLPAMDDDDLRRGLPTCHVKFGEANAILAGDALQTLAFSILSDADMPEVSDRDRISMISELASASGIGGMCGGQALDLDAEGKHVPLDALERIHRHKTGALIRAAVRLGALSAGDKGRRALPILDKYAESIGLAFQVQDDILDVVGDTATLGKRQGADQQLGKSTYPALLGLEQARKKAQDLIDDARQSLKQLAEQSLDTSALEALADYIIQRNK, from the coding sequence ATGGACTTTCCGCAGCAACTCGAAGCCTGCGTTAAGCAGGCCAACCAGGCGCTGAGCCGTTTTATTGCCCCACTGCCCTTTCAGAACACTCCCGTGGTCGAAACCATGCAGTATGGCGCATTATTAGGTGGTAAGCGCCTGCGACCGTTCCTGGTTTATGCCACCGGCCATATGTTCGGCGTTAGCACAAACACGCTGGACGCACCCGCTGCCGCCGTGGAGTGTATCCACGCGTATTCATTAATTCATGATGATTTACCGGCAATGGATGATGACGATCTGCGTCGCGGTTTGCCGACCTGCCATGTGAAGTTTGGCGAAGCAAACGCGATTCTCGCGGGCGACGCTTTACAAACGCTGGCGTTCTCGATTTTAAGTGATGCCGATATGCCGGAAGTGTCGGATCGCGACAGAATTTCGATGATTTCTGAACTGGCGAGCGCCAGCGGTATTGGCGGAATGTGCGGTGGTCAGGCATTAGATTTAGATGCGGAAGGCAAACACGTACCTCTGGACGCACTCGAGCGTATTCATCGCCATAAAACCGGCGCATTAATTCGCGCCGCCGTTCGTCTTGGTGCATTAAGCGCCGGAGATAAAGGACGTCGTGCTCTGCCAATTCTCGACAAGTACGCAGAGAGCATCGGCCTTGCCTTCCAGGTTCAGGATGACATCCTGGATGTGGTGGGAGATACTGCAACGTTGGGTAAACGCCAGGGTGCCGACCAGCAACTTGGTAAAAGTACCTACCCTGCACTTCTGGGTCTTGAGCAAGCCCGGAAGAAAGCCCAGGATCTGATCGACGATGCCCGCCAGTCGCTAAAACAACTGGCTGAACAGTCACTCGATACCTCGGCACTGGAAGCGCTAGCGGACTACATCATCCAGCGTAATAAATAA
- the yajO gene encoding 1-deoxyxylulose-5-phosphate synthase YajO gives MQYNPLGKTDLRISRLCLGCMTFGEPDRGNHAWTLPEESSRPIIKRALEGGINFFDTANSYSDGSSEEIVGRALRDFARREDVVVATKVFHRVGDLPEGLSRAQILRSIDDSLRRLGMDYVDILQIHRWDYNTPIEETLEALNDVVKAGKARYIGASSMHASQFAQALELQKQHGWAQFVSMQDHYNLIYREEEREMLPLCYQEGVAVIPWSPLARGRLTRPWGETTARLVSDEVGKNLYNESDENDAQIAERLTGVSEELGATRAQVALAWLLSKPGIAAPIIGTSREEQLDELLNAVDITLKPEQIAELETPYKPHPVVGFK, from the coding sequence ATGCAATACAACCCCTTAGGAAAAACCGACCTTCGCATTTCCCGACTTTGCCTCGGCTGTATGACCTTTGGTGAGCCGGATCGCGGTAATCACGCATGGACACTGCCCGAAGAGAGCAGCCGTCCCATCATTAAACGCGCGCTGGAAGGCGGCATAAATTTCTTTGATACCGCCAATAGTTATTCTGACGGCAGCAGCGAAGAGATCGTCGGTCGTGCACTGCGGGACTTTGCCCGTCGTGAAGACGTGGTCGTTGCAACTAAAGTGTTCCATCGCGTTGGTGATTTGCCGGAAGGATTATCCCGTGCGCAAATTTTGCGCTCTATTGACGACAGCTTGCGACGTCTCGGCATGGATTATGTCGATATCCTGCAAATTCATCGCTGGGATTACAACACGCCGATCGAAGAGACGCTGGAAGCCCTGAACGACGTGGTAAAAGCCGGGAAAGCGCGTTATATCGGCGCGTCATCCATGCACGCCTCGCAGTTTGCTCAGGCGCTGGAACTGCAAAAACAGCACGGCTGGGCGCAGTTTGTGAGTATGCAGGATCACTACAATCTGATTTATCGCGAAGAAGAGCGTGAAATGCTGCCGCTGTGTTATCAGGAAGGCGTGGCGGTGATTCCGTGGAGTCCGCTGGCGCGGGGACGTCTGACGCGTCCCTGGGGAGAAACCACCGCACGACTGGTTTCCGATGAAGTAGGAAAAAATCTCTACAATGAAAGCGACGAAAATGACGCGCAGATAGCAGAACGGTTAACTGGCGTCAGTGAAGAACTGGGGGCAACGCGAGCACAAGTCGCGCTGGCATGGTTGTTGAGTAAACCGGGCATTGCCGCGCCGATTATTGGTACTTCGCGGGAGGAACAGCTTGATGAGCTGCTGAACGCGGTAGATATCACTTTAAAGCCGGAACAGATTGCCGAGCTGGAAACGCCGTATAAGCCACATCCGGTGGTAGGATTTAAGTAA
- the thiI gene encoding tRNA uracil 4-sulfurtransferase ThiI, with the protein MKFIIKLFPEITIKSQSVRLRFIKILTGNIRNVLKHYDETLAVVRHWDNIEVRAKDENQRLAIRDALTRIPGIHHILEVEDVPFTDMHDIFEKALVQYRDQLEGKTFCVRVKRRGKHEFSSIDVERYVGGGLNQHIESARVKLTNPDVTVHLEVEDDRLLLIKGRYEGIGGFPIGTQEDVLSLISGGFDSGVSSYMLMRRGCRVHYCFFNLGGAAHEIGVRQVAHYLWNRFGSSHRVRFVAINFEPVVGEILEKIDDGQMGVILKRMMVRAASKVAERYGVQALVTGEALGQVSSQTLTNLRLIDNVSDTLILRPLISYDKEHIINLARQIGTEDFARTMPEYCGVISKSPTVKAVKSKIEAEEEKFDFSILDKVVEEANNVDIREIAQQTEQEVVEVETVNGFGPNDVILDIRSVDEQEDKPLKVEGIDVVSLPFYKLSTKFGDLDQNKTWLLWCERGVMSRLQALYLREQGFNNVKVYRP; encoded by the coding sequence ATGAAGTTTATCATTAAATTGTTCCCGGAAATCACCATCAAAAGCCAATCTGTGCGCTTGCGCTTTATAAAAATCCTTACCGGGAACATTCGTAACGTTTTAAAGCACTATGATGAGACGCTCGCTGTCGTCCGTCACTGGGATAACATCGAAGTTCGCGCAAAAGATGAAAACCAGCGTCTGGCTATTCGCGACGCCCTGACCCGTATTCCGGGTATCCACCATATTCTCGAAGTCGAAGACGTGCCGTTTACCGACATGCACGATATTTTCGAGAAAGCCTTGGTTCAGTATCGCGATCAGCTGGAAGGTAAAACCTTCTGCGTACGCGTGAAGCGCCGTGGTAAACATGAGTTTAGCTCGATTGATGTGGAACGTTACGTCGGCGGCGGTTTAAATCAGCATATTGAATCCGCACGCGTGAAGCTGACCAATCCGGATGTGACTGTCCATCTGGAAGTTGAAGACGATCGTCTCCTGCTGATCAAAGGTCGTTACGAAGGTATTGGCGGATTCCCAATCGGCACTCAGGAAGATGTGCTTTCGCTCATTTCCGGTGGTTTCGACTCCGGAGTTTCCAGCTATATGTTGATGCGTCGCGGCTGCCGCGTGCATTACTGCTTCTTTAATCTCGGCGGCGCGGCGCATGAAATTGGTGTTCGTCAGGTGGCGCATTATCTGTGGAACCGTTTTGGTAGCTCCCACCGCGTGCGTTTTGTCGCCATTAACTTTGAGCCGGTCGTCGGTGAAATTCTCGAGAAAATCGACGACGGTCAGATGGGCGTAATCCTCAAACGTATGATGGTGCGTGCCGCGTCTAAAGTGGCTGAACGTTACGGCGTACAGGCGCTCGTCACCGGCGAAGCGCTGGGACAGGTGTCCAGCCAGACGCTAACCAACCTGCGCCTGATTGATAACGTCTCCGATACGCTGATCCTGCGTCCGCTGATCTCTTACGACAAAGAGCACATCATCAACCTGGCTCGCCAGATTGGCACCGAAGATTTTGCCCGCACCATGCCGGAATACTGCGGTGTTATCTCCAAAAGCCCGACCGTGAAAGCGGTTAAGTCGAAGATTGAAGCGGAAGAAGAGAAGTTCGACTTCAGCATTCTCGATAAAGTGGTTGAGGAAGCGAATAACGTTGATATCCGCGAAATCGCTCAGCAGACCGAGCAGGAAGTGGTGGAAGTGGAAACCGTCAACGGCTTCGGCCCGAACGACGTGATCCTCGATATCCGTTCTGTTGATGAACAAGAAGATAAGCCGCTGAAAGTTGAAGGTATCGACGTGGTTTCTCTGCCGTTCTATAAACTGAGCACCAAATTTGGCGATCTCGACCAGAACAAAACCTGGCTGTTGTGGTGTGAGCGCGGGGTGATGAGCCGTCTGCAGGCGCTCTATCTGCGCGAGCAGGGCTTTAACAATGTGAAGGTGTATCGCCCGTAA
- the yajL gene encoding protein deglycase YajL, producing the protein MSASALVCLAPGSEETEAVTTIDLLVRGGINVTTASVASDGNLAITCSRGVKLLADAPLVEVADGEYDVIVLPGGIKGAECFRDSTLLVETVKQFHRSGRIVAAICAAPATVLVPHDIFPIGNMTGFPTLKDKIPAEQWQDKRVVWDARVKLLTSQGPGTAIDFGLKIIDLLVGREKAHEVASQLVMAAGIYNYYE; encoded by the coding sequence ATGAGCGCATCGGCACTGGTTTGCCTCGCCCCTGGTAGTGAAGAGACTGAAGCCGTCACCACTATCGATCTGCTGGTTCGCGGCGGTATCAACGTCACCACTGCCAGCGTCGCCAGCGATGGTAACCTGGCAATTACCTGCTCACGCGGCGTGAAGCTGCTGGCGGATGCGCCGCTGGTCGAAGTAGCTGATGGCGAATATGACGTGATCGTGCTGCCTGGTGGCATTAAAGGCGCGGAGTGTTTTCGTGATAGCACCCTGCTGGTTGAAACCGTGAAACAGTTCCACCGTTCCGGGCGTATCGTCGCGGCTATTTGCGCCGCACCAGCCACCGTGCTGGTGCCTCATGATATCTTCCCGATTGGCAATATGACCGGCTTCCCGACGTTGAAAGACAAAATTCCCGCTGAACAATGGCAGGACAAGCGCGTCGTCTGGGATGCTCGGGTAAAATTGCTGACCAGTCAGGGGCCAGGTACGGCTATTGATTTTGGTCTGAAAATTATCGACCTGTTGGTTGGGCGTGAAAAAGCCCATGAGGTGGCATCACAACTGGTGATGGCGGCAGGGATTTATAATTATTACGAGTAG
- the xseB gene encoding exodeoxyribonuclease VII small subunit, whose product MPKKNEAPASFEKALSELEQIVTRLESGDLPLEEALNEFERGVQLARQGQAKLQQAEQRVQILLSDNEDASLTPFTPDNE is encoded by the coding sequence ATGCCGAAGAAAAATGAGGCGCCCGCCAGCTTTGAAAAGGCGCTGAGCGAGCTGGAACAGATTGTAACCCGTCTGGAAAGTGGCGACCTGCCGCTGGAAGAGGCGCTGAACGAGTTCGAACGTGGCGTGCAGCTGGCACGTCAGGGGCAGGCCAAATTACAACAAGCCGAACAGCGCGTACAAATTCTGCTGTCTGACAATGAAGACGCCTCTTTAACTCCTTTTACACCGGACAATGAGTAA
- the dxs gene encoding 1-deoxy-D-xylulose-5-phosphate synthase, which yields MSFDIAKYPTLALVDSTQELRLLPKESLPKLCDELRRYLLDSVSRSSGHFASGLGTVELTVALHYVYNTPFDQLIWDVGHQAYPHKILTGRRDKIGTIRQKGGLHPFPWRGESEYDVLSVGHSSTSISAGIGIAVAAEKEGKNRRTVCVIGDGAITAGMAFEAMNHAGDIRPDMLVVLNDNEMSISENVGALNNHLAQLLSGKLYSSLREGGKKVFSGVPPIKELLKRTEEHIKGMVVPGTLFEELGFNYIGPVDGHDVLGLITTLKNMRDLKGPQFLHIMTKKGRGYEPAEKDPITFHAVPKFDPSSGCLPKSSGGLPSYSKIFGDWLCETAAKDNKLMAITPAMREGSGMVEFSRKFPDRYFDVAIAEQHAVTFAAGLAIGGYKPIVAIYSTFLQRAYDQVLHDVAIQKLPVLFAIDRAGIVGADGQTHQGAFDLSYLRCIPEMVIMTPSDENECRQMLYTGYHYNDGPSAVRYPRGNAVGVELTPLEKLPIGKGIVKRRGEKLAILNFGTLMPEAAKVAESLNATLVDMRFVKPLDEALILEMAASHEALITIEENAIMGGAGSGVNEVLMAHRKPVPVLNIGLPDFFIPQGTQEEMRAELGLDAAGMEAKIKAWLA from the coding sequence ATGAGTTTTGATATTGCCAAATACCCGACCCTGGCACTGGTCGACTCCACCCAGGAGTTACGACTGTTGCCAAAAGAGAGTTTACCGAAACTCTGCGACGAACTGCGCCGCTATTTACTCGACAGCGTGAGCCGTTCCAGCGGGCACTTCGCCTCCGGGCTGGGCACGGTCGAGCTGACCGTAGCGCTGCACTACGTCTATAACACCCCGTTTGACCAATTGATTTGGGATGTGGGGCATCAGGCTTATCCGCATAAAATTTTGACCGGACGCCGCGACAAAATAGGCACCATCCGTCAAAAAGGCGGCCTGCACCCGTTCCCGTGGCGCGGCGAAAGTGAATATGACGTGTTAAGCGTCGGGCATTCATCAACCTCTATCAGTGCCGGAATTGGTATTGCGGTTGCTGCCGAGAAAGAAGGCAAAAATCGCCGCACCGTCTGTGTCATTGGCGATGGCGCGATTACCGCAGGCATGGCGTTTGAAGCGATGAACCACGCGGGCGATATCCGTCCCGATATGCTGGTGGTTCTCAACGATAATGAAATGTCGATTTCCGAAAATGTTGGCGCGCTCAACAACCATCTGGCGCAGCTGCTTTCCGGTAAGCTTTACTCTTCACTGCGCGAAGGCGGGAAAAAAGTATTCTCCGGCGTTCCGCCCATTAAAGAGCTGCTCAAACGTACCGAAGAACATATTAAAGGCATGGTAGTACCAGGCACGCTGTTTGAAGAGCTGGGCTTTAACTACATCGGCCCGGTTGACGGTCACGATGTGCTGGGGCTTATTACCACGCTTAAGAACATGCGCGACCTGAAAGGCCCGCAGTTCCTGCATATCATGACCAAAAAAGGTCGTGGTTACGAACCGGCAGAAAAAGATCCAATCACCTTCCACGCCGTACCTAAATTTGACCCCTCCAGCGGTTGCCTGCCGAAAAGCAGCGGCGGCCTGCCAAGCTATTCAAAAATTTTTGGCGACTGGTTGTGCGAAACCGCAGCAAAAGACAACAAGCTGATGGCGATTACCCCGGCGATGCGCGAAGGTTCTGGCATGGTCGAGTTTTCACGTAAATTCCCGGATCGCTACTTCGACGTGGCAATCGCCGAGCAACACGCAGTGACCTTTGCTGCGGGTCTGGCGATTGGTGGGTACAAACCCATTGTCGCGATTTACTCCACTTTCCTGCAACGCGCCTATGATCAGGTGCTGCATGACGTGGCGATTCAAAAGCTCCCGGTTCTGTTCGCCATTGACCGTGCGGGTATTGTCGGTGCTGACGGTCAAACCCATCAGGGCGCGTTTGATCTCTCTTACCTACGCTGCATTCCGGAAATGGTCATTATGACCCCGAGCGATGAAAACGAATGTCGCCAGATGCTCTATACCGGCTATCATTATAACGATGGCCCGTCAGCGGTGCGTTACCCTCGCGGCAACGCGGTAGGCGTAGAACTGACGCCGCTGGAAAAGCTCCCGATTGGCAAAGGCATTGTGAAGCGTCGTGGCGAGAAACTGGCGATCCTCAACTTTGGTACGCTGATGCCGGAAGCAGCGAAAGTCGCAGAGTCGCTGAACGCTACGCTGGTCGATATGCGTTTTGTGAAGCCGCTTGATGAAGCGTTAATTCTGGAAATGGCCGCCAGCCACGAGGCGCTGATCACCATTGAAGAAAACGCCATTATGGGCGGCGCAGGCAGCGGCGTGAACGAAGTGCTGATGGCCCATCGTAAACCAGTACCCGTGCTGAATATTGGCCTGCCGGACTTCTTTATTCCACAAGGAACGCAGGAAGAAATGCGCGCTGAACTCGGCCTCGATGCCGCCGGTATGGAAGCCAAAATCAAAGCCTGGCTGGCATAA
- the panE gene encoding 2-dehydropantoate 2-reductase — protein MKITVLGCGALGQLWLTALCKQGHDVQGWLRVPQPYCSVNLVETDGSIFNESLTANDPDFLATSDLLLVTLKAWQVSDAVKSLASTLPVTTPILLIHNGMGTIEELQNIQQPLLMGTTTHAARRDGNVIIHVANGITHIGPARQQDGDYSYLADILQTVLPDVAWHNNIRAELWRKLAVNCVINPLTAIWNCPNGELRHHPQDIMQICEEVAAVIEREGHHTSAEDLRDYVMQVIDATAENISSMLQDIRALRHTEIDYITGFLLRRARAHGIAVPENTRLFEMVKRKESEYERIGTGLPRPW, from the coding sequence ATGAAAATTACCGTATTGGGATGCGGTGCCTTAGGGCAATTATGGCTTACAGCACTTTGCAAACAGGGTCACGACGTTCAGGGCTGGCTGCGCGTACCGCAACCTTATTGTAGCGTGAATCTGGTTGAAACCGACGGTTCGATATTTAATGAGTCTCTGACCGCCAACGATCCCGATTTTCTCGCCACCAGCGATCTGCTCCTGGTGACGCTGAAAGCATGGCAGGTTTCCGATGCCGTCAAAAGCCTCGCGTCCACACTGCCTGTAACCACGCCAATACTGTTAATTCACAACGGCATGGGCACCATCGAAGAGTTGCAAAACATTCAGCAGCCATTACTGATGGGCACCACCACTCATGCCGCCCGCCGCGACGGCAATGTCATTATTCATGTGGCAAACGGTATCACGCATATTGGCCCGGCACGGCAACAGGATGGCGATTACAGTTATCTGGCGGATATTTTGCAAACCGTGTTACCTGACGTCGCGTGGCATAACAATATTCGCGCCGAGCTGTGGCGCAAGCTGGCAGTCAACTGTGTGATTAATCCACTGACCGCCATCTGGAATTGCCCGAATGGTGAATTACGTCATCATCCGCAAGACATTATGCAGATATGCGAAGAAGTCGCGGCGGTGATCGAACGCGAAGGGCATCATACTTCAGCGGAAGATTTGCGTGATTATGTTATGCAGGTGATTGATGCAACGGCGGAAAACATTTCGTCGATGTTGCAGGATATCCGCGCGCTGCGCCACACCGAAATCGACTATATCACTGGTTTTCTCTTACGCCGCGCTCGCGCGCATGGGATTGCCGTACCGGAAAACACCCGCCTGTTTGAAATGGTAAAAAGAAAGGAGAGTGAATATGAGCGCATCGGCACTGGTTTGCCTCGCCCCTGGTAG